In a genomic window of Erigeron canadensis isolate Cc75 chromosome 5, C_canadensis_v1, whole genome shotgun sequence:
- the LOC122601235 gene encoding probable receptor-like protein kinase At2g39360 codes for MALVYEYMPQGMLEDHLHKAGETIPWLQSLKICIGSARGLDYLNTGTGTQHRIIHRDVKSSNILLDNNFSAKFSDFGLGKIGSTNQSVICGREAVDSKLDQYQCGLAQWAEDRIKQGKLNHIIDSRIWGKSISMRFSTMGSSTYCMSLLT; via the exons ATGGCTCTTGTTTACGAATATATGCCCCAAGGGATGCTTGAAGATCACCTGCATAAGGCTGGTGAGACTATACCTTGGTTACAAAGCCTCAAAATTTGCATTGGGTCAGCAAGAGGGTTGGACTACCTTAACACGGGTACAGGCACTCAACACAGAATCATACACCGTGATGTAAAGAGCTCCAACATTTTGTTGGATAACAACTTTTCAGCAAAATTTTCTGACTTTGGGCTAGGAAAAATTGGCTCGACAAACCAATCAG TGATATGTGGGAGAGAAGCCGTGGATTCAAAACTTGATCAATATCAATGCGGTTTAGCACAATGGGCTGAAGACCGTATTAAACAAGGAAAACTCAACCATATTATAGATTCAAGAATCTGGGGCAAATCAATATCAATGCGGTTTAGCACAATGGGCTCAAGTACGTATTGCATGTCGCTGCTTACATAA